From the Glutamicibacter halophytocola genome, the window AAGGCACTGATGTCGATGGACGCGCTGACCGTGTTGATGATCAGGTCGAACTTCTTGTGCAGATCCTTGAAAGTGCTCTCATCGCTGGTGGCGCGGTAGTCGCTGGCACCAAGCTTGAGACCATCTTCCTTCTTCTTGAGCGACTGCGACAGGACAGTCACGTCGGCACCCATCGCGTTGGCAATCTTTACTGCCATGTGGCCCAAGCCGCCAAGGCCGATCACGGCCACCTTCTTGCCTGGACCTGCGCCCCAGTGCTGCAATGGCGAGTAGGTGGTGATTCCGGCGCAGAGCAGGGGAGCGGCAACGTCAAGGTCGATGCTGTCCGGGATGCTCAACACAAAATCCTCGGTCACAACCACGTTGGTGGTGTAGCCGCCCTGGGTTACGGTGCCGTCGCGGTCGATGGCGCCGTAGGTGCCGACCATGCCCTCAACACAGAACTGTTCCAGGCCCTCGAGGCACTGCTCGCACTTGCCGCAGGAATTGACCATGCAGCCCACGCCGACGCGGTCGCCGACCTTGTGCTTGGTGACTTCGGAACCAACTTCCGCCACGATGCCGGCAATTTCATGGCCTGGAGCCAGCGGGTAGGACTGTGGTCCCCAGTCGCCGCGGACGGTATGGATGTCGGAGTGGCAGATGCCCGCGAACTTGATGTCAATCAAGACATCGTGCGGGCCGACTTCGCGACGTTCGATCTGGATCGGAGCCAGTGGCTCAGTTGCTGATGGGGCTGCGTAGGCGTTGGCCATAGTTGTCATAGGAGTGTTCTTCC encodes:
- a CDS encoding NAD(P)-dependent alcohol dehydrogenase, giving the protein MTTMANAYAAPSATEPLAPIQIERREVGPHDVLIDIKFAGICHSDIHTVRGDWGPQSYPLAPGHEIAGIVAEVGSEVTKHKVGDRVGVGCMVNSCGKCEQCLEGLEQFCVEGMVGTYGAIDRDGTVTQGGYTTNVVVTEDFVLSIPDSIDLDVAAPLLCAGITTYSPLQHWGAGPGKKVAVIGLGGLGHMAVKIANAMGADVTVLSQSLKKKEDGLKLGASDYRATSDESTFKDLHKKFDLIINTVSASIDISAFLQLLRVDGTLVNVGAPAEPLPVNAFALIGGRRSFAGSNIGGIKETQDMLDFCGEHGLGAEIEVISADQINEAYERVLKSDVRYRFVIDTATMA